From Phenylobacterium montanum, the proteins below share one genomic window:
- a CDS encoding group II truncated hemoglobin, whose product MSEVAATTPFEIIGERQGVQAVVDRFYDLMDQEPAYAALRALHGADLAPMRQSLTGFLAGWLGGPRDWFAARPGACIMSLHARAGVTPETARQWTEAMARALEDCGVDPALRQRMNDAFGRLAMGMA is encoded by the coding sequence ATGAGTGAAGTTGCGGCGACGACGCCGTTCGAGATCATCGGCGAGCGGCAGGGTGTCCAGGCGGTGGTCGACCGGTTCTACGACCTGATGGACCAGGAGCCGGCCTATGCCGCCCTGCGCGCGCTGCACGGCGCCGATCTCGCGCCCATGCGCCAGTCCCTGACCGGCTTTCTGGCCGGCTGGCTGGGCGGCCCGCGCGACTGGTTCGCCGCCCGACCCGGCGCCTGCATCATGTCGCTGCATGCCCGCGCCGGCGTGACCCCCGAGACGGCGCGGCAATGGACCGAGGCCATGGCGCGGGCGCTGGAGGACTGCGGCGTCGACCCGGCCCTGCGCCAGCGGATGAACGACGCCTTCGGGCGGTTGGCGATGGGGATGGCGTAA